The following DNA comes from Solanum stenotomum isolate F172 chromosome 11, ASM1918654v1, whole genome shotgun sequence.
atggtttatattttaaattattagcttgtaattaagttaattattttatctcgtTAAGATCAAGAAGCTcgtgaattaattatattaattcatcctATTTAAACTCTAGTCGAATTCACTAAATTAACTCAAGTCAGCTAACTTCTTAATTTCCCTTGGCCATTATTGCAATTTATGTGGCCATTACAAATCTTACCAATTTTTCTCTCCTCAccttaaacctttttttttagatCAATTTATGCCAAATTTTGGGCCCTCCTTCAGTAGCAGCGTTTCAGCAGCACAGTCCAATTCCCAGCCCACCTCAATTGTCCCCATCAGCATATTACAACAACAGCAACCCGACCCAGCCCACTCCAATACTCCTTTTCCTTTATTCCAAAGAGGAACCCAGAGACAACGTACCATTCCCAATAAACGACAACAATTCCAGCTTTCATAATGTTAAACACCACAGCAACCAAATGACGGAAGTACATCACATAGACTGTGTGAGCAGCTAGCACGAGCTTTTCCCCTTTTTTCCTCTTCCGGAATGAGACatttttttggagaaaaagTTGTATCCCCTAAATGGTGAAAGGATTTTTGATTTCGAATTTCAAATGGCAAAATTCCATCcgaatttcccccctttttcTACCCAAATTTCCTTGTATAAAAACTCTCTTTGCATTTAGTCTTAAGGGggggatttttatttttttttggagttgaAACTTTGGTGTTAGAGAAATTATTGGAGAGAATATCAGAAAGTATAGGAGGGAGCTAAGACACGAAAAAGAAATAGTTTACAAAGAGATTTTCTTGTGGTTAATCGCTTTTATAGTCGAAAGATTCTCGAAAAACTCTCTACTTCTAAATTTTCGAAAAGCTCTTGGTCTGGGTTTTGTTTGGAGGGCTCAAACCGGAACTCGCGTGGAAGAAATCGCTGCCTCCTCTGCTCGTGTTGTCTTAGTTCAGCTGCCCGGAAAGAGGTAAAAATCATTCCTTAAATTTTGTTTCGCTTTGACATTTAGCTGTTACACTTAATGTTTTTGTTTTCTCCTCAACTGTGACTTggcatttttatttatttgtttatgttGGAATCGGTTAAAATTGGTTTAACGTTTTAGctaagtcttttttttatttattgaagtCATATTGTTGGTTTGCCTGCCGAAATGTGCAGAGTGTTTTGCTTTCGTCATTTGGCCGTTGTTCACCATTTGTTGATTCTTAATGTTGAAtcctttaaaaaagaaatttagtCCATCATCTTGTTGTTCGTTTAAAGGATATTCCTGGGGTCGACCATATTTTGATTCATTATTGTTAATGTTGTTTTCTGTAAAAGAATCTCGAAGTTAGTTGATGTGAAAATCATGTGTTGTGTCGTCTATTTTGTCTTCTACATTATCCACTTCGTGATTATCCTGCTGTCCAGCATATTGTGTTTTGAACCAAAAATGTTTCCTTTGCGTATGTTCAATGTTAGTCGAAGATCTAGCCATTGACAGTTGAGTCGATAAAATATGTGAAGTTTTGGTATTTCTCTAAGTCATCCCGTAAGTCTTTTGACGTTTGGCTTTGTTAAAATTAGGTTTGTATTCGAATAATCAACGTAGTCTTTGTTTTTGCCTTAGCGGGCCATTGAATCTGTTAGGAAGATGGCTAAATAGCATGTTCATTGTCTCTTAATGGTCTCATCACCGCCTCCCCAATTTATTTGAAACTTGATCCCTCCATTAGTAATTGTTATTGTTTGTTATGTTGGAAGTTCGGGGTGACAGTAGCTTAAGAATGTGACAAGAGACTGCCTAAGTTTGGGGTACCAGTTCTTCATTTAAATTAGTTGATCTTTAGTTAAAAGTGGGGATTATTGAGTCAAACATTGGGGCAAAGGCTTTAATTTGTTCATCTTATATATAAAATCAGCAATTATTATCATTTGGAGGTGTATTTCTCGGTTGCTTTCGGTGTTATCCagagtattaaaaaaaaaaaaagaattttcttGACCTTAGATATGatcttttgttgttgttgctagGTTTGACTTTACAGACTTCTTGTTCATCTGATGCTCTTTGACTTATGACTTGGAATTCGATTTTACACGACCCTAATTTGTTTATCCCATTTACTTATTCAGTTGCTAAAAGCGAGAGTTAATAGTACAAGCATCTGATCACTATGGCTTGCTTTTAATTCTTCTTGTCATGTATTCGCATTTGCTAAACTCATGGTCATTGCTAGCTCTTTTATATATTGACAAGTTGTGCTCCTTTTGGTGTATTTATCATTTGGCGATCGGTTAATCCTCGTTtatcgacggttcaaagattttatttatcgagtactaatttttatttttattttttgttgcatGTGAAACCTGTCTTGGTCCTACGGACCCCTTGCATCTTCCTTTAGGCCATGGAGGCCCAATTCCATTTTATCTCGAGTCGGCTAGCTGTAAAAATTGACGTACAGGACTTGGAGTCGAAAAATCCGAAATAGATCAAGAAGTTAAAAGATTGGGCCAAAAGCCCACTTTTAATTCCAAAGAgatgtattttgttattttgggcctaagccctcgtcattttatttattattactctcgttagaatttaggacaggtgGCAAGAATTGGACCCTTTGGTCCAAGATGAAATTAGGCCCAAGTGCTGGCCTAGGCGGACAGAAaaccagacttgggcccaaatctctctctctccttaTTATATGTTTCGTGTTAATTTTGTTGTTAGTACATACTTATTTGCTAATTAACTTTAAGGTTCTTAATTCAACTCCCCAAAAAAGAAAGCCATTTTGAGTTGAAATTAAACAAACTCATTTTTAAATTGACCTTCAGAATACTTAGTATACTTCACTTAAGTAAATGCCCCTATAATATTTCCCTGTTCTCCTTTTAAAACCGTCTCAACTATAAAGTAGTTCACTTTTGCAATCCAagctaagttaaaattattttagccaaataaattagttgtcggataaccgcattagcggatATTCTAGGTGCTTTAAAAAACTTActagaatattaataggaaccccgaaccctctttaaatatttttcaattgatttcctgttttagtcttttgaaaaaatagttttcttgatttttcttaaaaaattaagtggcgactcttaaaccagTCCAAAACATATTTTCCAAATGAAACAATATCTCCACATTTTCTGcattttcacttttaaaaaattcaatgcatacaattaAAAATATCGGATTTGAATCATTTATCTAATAAtatcacaaaaagaaaaaactactaGGTGATTTTTATAATCTATCAAATTTTTTAGTGAACAAAGTTACTCGATATTGTAGGTTACATACCTCTAATTTGCTAATCTTTTGTATGTGtaataatatgatatttttaCTGTATTAAGCTTATATATAAGCTTAGAAATTGCTCATTAAATTAgataattttccttaaatataaATCTTAAAAGAGATTATAGTTGactaatgaaaagaaaagaagcaaaagtaatttattttctaaataaaagtCAATTAATAGTAATTTACCTAAAAACATAACAGGAAATACTATTACAATATAGatgtcaaattaaatttttttcattaaatttacCTTCTTATATGTTCCTACATTtcgagaaaaataaaatattgccAATTCATATATAATATCGCGATAAATTGAGGTTTAGTAATAGATACACGCAAATACACTTATTATCTGCACAGATACAGTTATACAAAGTTATTGTATATGCAAAAATACAGTTATTAAGGGCATGAATATAACACACGAATAATGTATATACTCACAGATACACTTATTATCTGCACAAATACAATTACCCAAAGATATTGTatacatgaaaatatagttattAAGTACACAAATACAACACGCGAATAATGTATATTtctgctatatatatatactatataccTCTTGATGCAATGTATTCCTCTACGTTTTAGAATCAAAATACTACTACGTTTCGTAATTAAGAAAGATAtcgatatatttttttgaaaatctaaatgcaaaaaaaataatattttttaggaatttttttaaaaaaatgattctgACAATGGAGGTCTTGTCATACAAAGTGCAGGCCTGTGGATGAAAGGGCCTGAGCAAATTGGGCCCTATTCTAATGgcccatttttatttgttgttattaAATCTGCAATCCATTAGATGATGCATATATATAGATTGGACATTTTGACATGACACTCACTCATTAGCAGCCAAGTATTAAAAAGTTCCAACTTCCAACCTGACACACttatctttaaaaaaagaaatcgaTGAAAGAAAATTCGTAATGGCTATTCTTCGAGTGTACACGAGGTAAATCATGCTTTTATGATATAGTTTGAAAATTACATAGGAGAAGTAAATTAGACAAGTTACGTGCGATGAATTTGATTCAGAAGACCAAAATTCTTGGTATCGTAAgtaaggggtttcgaacttgagacctccattATAAAAGTCGCAAGTTGAATCATTTGAGCTACCctgaagaaggagaaaaaaatagtaGTTTGCATTTTATAGAAGTGACTATAGTTTGTGTGAGATCTTTTTTTACTTCACGAGCAGTTGGAtctgaattttatatttttgaattcatATATACCGGTTTTATTAACTtgtgaaataaaattaaaaaaaatataatatgacatGACTTTCATTTAATCGAAACTTCAGTAGAGATATTGAAtattcaggaaaaaaaaaagttgtagtTTGCTCCTTGCATATGGACAATTAAGTTGTGATGAGGATTGCGGTGGTTATATaacattattataataataataataataattattattattattattattatatgttttcGGTTGTAGGTGATGAATTAAAgtgatataatatatagtaatattatttgTTGGCCATAACAtaacaacaaacaaattaatataatgaCGATTTCACCAATAAGACTTTTTGGAATAGTGATGAAATGCTTCATGAAAATATGATAACGATAAGGTTTGGTAGTAGTAATATCTTTGGATTTTATATAACTTCTTttctaaaaatagaaaagaaaaaaaataacaagaaacaaTAAAGGTTAAGAAGGTaggattatatataaatatataaatcatatatttaaaaactatcgTAATTTATAAAGATCAaaataatcatatatcataGAGTACAAAATTTTTCGAAAGAATAAGATGCTATGAGGTGAGAAGGAAGCTAAAATCCTCAATTTACAGAAATtccaaatctttttttttcctacaaataaataattagttaaatataaaaaagatttaagtttctttatttatgattttgttattaGAATCTGAgcttcaattaattttttactaAGAGCGAAAGAAATTGTTATCATTCTATAGTTTTACCACATTACTtattttagtattgtttttCACCAAATTAATACGTTTTATTTTGGAATCTGATAAACTATGAATAACAAAACATTAGTTCATATAATCtctttcgattttttttttttttttNTTGCCAGGTTTCAAGGGGATGCAATACTTGAATACTTTGGATCTCAGTTTCTGCGATCTAACAGATGGAGGACTTCCGGAAGACATTGGATCCTTATCCTCTGTGAAACACTTGAATCTCAAGGGAAATAATTTTGAGTATTTGCCTCATAGCATAGCCCAGCTTGATGCTCTTCAAACCTTGGACTTATCAGATTGCAAGAGACTTAGACAGCTGCCAGGTTTCACGGGGATGCAATACTTGGATCTTTGGATCTCAGTTTCTGCAATCTAATAAATGGAGAACTTCTGGAAGACATTGGATATTTATCCTCGTTGAAATACTTGTACctcaatataaataattttgagcATTTTCCTGAAAGCATAGCCCAACTTGGTGCTCTTCGAATCTTGGACTTATTAGATTGCAAGAGGCTTACACAGCTGCCAGAATTTCCACAGCAATTACATACAATAAGTGCAGATTGGAGTAATGATTGGATCTGTAATTCAGTGTTCCAGAATTTCTCAGCAATGCAGCATGACATCTCTGCTTCAGATTCCTTGTCACTAACAGTGTTCACCCTCACAGGGAATATACCAATACCAAGATGGTTCCACCATCGGGAAGATGGTAGAAGTATATCAGTCAAATTGCCTGAAAATTGGTATGTAAGTGATAACTTCTTGGGATTTGCTGTATGTTACACTGGCAAATTAATTGACGCAATAGCTCATTTGATTTGTTATGATGAGAGGCCAGTGACGCGTATCACCCAGAAACTTGCCTTATCCAATCATTCAGTAGAATTTCAGAAATCTGCTATTCATTTTTTCTTGGTACCTCTTACTGGCTTGTTGGATAAATCTAAGGCAAATGGAAAAACACCAAACGACTATGGGCGAATTAGGATATTTTCCACTGgagaaatgaagaagtttggacTTCGTTTATTGTATAAAGATAAACCTAAGATTGAGGCGAGTTGCTCATCTTCTCAGAAACAATGATGAACTAACAGCCATGATGATAGTGAACACCAAGATGAAGCCAGGCTATCAGAAAATGAGAATGATCATACACCAGAagcaacttttatttttccttcaaattttaCAAGAATAATATTTGTACAGAGCCACATTTTGTTGTTTGTTGGATGGTGAAATGGAGgtttatttttcatgttcaatCATTCATTGTTTACTAattgtcttttctctttttatatatactagttcTGGACACGTGCAGTGCACGTGTATCCCATACTAATTTATATTGAATCATTAGAATTAATGATAAATGTACTTTCTGATAGAACAAAGTTTTAAAATTGATagaaatttcattttgacaTATGAAAGTATCCTTGCAATGAAAACATTTTTCTAGCCTGAAGTTTTAGTTAGAGAAGTGATTGGAAGGCTGAAGGtgacaagaaaattaaaaataaaatatgctaAGAAATCACGTGAACATCCAGTGAAATACAAGCAGCAAGGAACAAAAGTAGCAAAATTTAAAGATAACAACAGTGACCTACACACTTGGTAACAATTTATATGTTCTTCacagaaaaaagaagataaaaataaaaaattagaaataattgaGTTAGTCAAAATTCTTACGGGTACAACAATTTCTTGTTCTGCGATCCATATCACTCCaccttaaaaaatgaattactaCACGTTGAGTTTTGGATTGAAAACCCATCACAAATCCATATATGTGAGTTTATTTTCATGAGTTTACATTAATGGTAAACAATAAATGTATCAAGTCAGTTTAATTGGACTAACTTTTCAGTTTCCCAAAAAAATGTTACACATTCAAAAAATGTGCATGTGCAGAAGTATTTACGATAAATCATTTAATGAAGATGAATCAAATATTGTGAAAATAACAAGGAAGTGGAAGGTTGTGAAAAACAATTAATAGGTGAGAAGaagacaaattaaaataataagcaGTAATAATTGAGGTAATTCATATTGTTATAAATGAAGTTTTTTAGAGGCAAAAAATATGTAAGTTACATTACAT
Coding sequences within:
- the LOC125846082 gene encoding TMV resistance protein N-like, producing MNLIQKTKILGFKGMQYLNTLDLSFCDLTDGGLPEDIGSLSSVKHLNLKGNNFEYLPHSIAQLDALQTLDLSDCKRLRQLPAQLGALRILDLLDCKRLTQLPEFPQQLHTISADWSNDWICNSVFQNFSAMQHDISASDSLSLTVFTLTGNIPIPRWFHHREDGRSISVKLPENWYVSDNFLGFAVCYTGKLIDAIAHLICYDERPVTRITQKLALSNHSVEFQKSAIHFFLVPLTGLLDKSKANGKTPNDYGRIRIFSTGEMKKFGLRLLYKDKPKIEASCSSSQKQ